The Triticum aestivum cultivar Chinese Spring chromosome 3A, IWGSC CS RefSeq v2.1, whole genome shotgun sequence genome includes a region encoding these proteins:
- the LOC123060899 gene encoding uncharacterized protein: protein MDPCDKLHVRFHFGGQFVRIGPTLDYVGGDEASSEIERDRLSLPEIKGFLGDHIPVKESMKIHFLMPGKKLVDGLLFLCDDVGCMKMSEYITDGGVAEVYVEYFGEQDDQSASDNGSDFENEMDNDLEGETDVEPDAVITADDDVQIISVDPSSYDEESDHEGEFVRRKTKFPRYNPKVDIPLFCLGMFFRSNEQMRKALIKYGLLTFRSINFMKSEEGRIRAKCGWPGCSWTIYGAYSSMCSRFQVITYEDQHECAPNRDNHLVTAKVIARRYEHILRANPTWKIDSIKATVLKDFFADVSTSKCKAAKKIVSEKLLAGLKDEYTKVFDYQLELLRSNPGSTILVGLNPEYMDQNIFQSFYVCFNAMKKGSKACRRVIGLDGCFFKGACQGELLCAIGRDANNQMYPVAWAVVEKETSESWEWFVGLLIKDLDINDQGEGWVFISDQQKGLINAMQNYVPKAQHRMCARHIYANWKKKFREHALQKKFGQLPRLQIEKISCIGRPS from the exons atggaTCCTTGCGACAAACTACATGTGCGGTTTCATTTTGGTGGCCAATTTGTTCGAATTGGGCCTACTTTAGACTATGTTGGTGGAGATGAAGCAAGTTCAGAGATTGAAAGGGATAGATTGTCTTTGCCAGAGATCAAAGGCTTTCTTGGTGATCACATACCAGTGAAAGAAAGTATGAAGATTCACTTCCTGATGCCTGGTAAAAAACTAGTGGATGGCCTATTATTTTTGTGTGATGATGTTGGTTGTATGAAGATGTCTGAATATATAACTGATGGAGGAGTGGCTGAGGTCTATGTGGAGTATTTTGGGGAGCAAGATGATCAGAGTGCAAGTGACAATGGTAGTGATTTTGAAAATGAGATGGACAATGATTTAGAAGGAGAGACTGATGTAGAACCAGATGCAGTCATAACTGCAGATGATGATGTGCAAATAATTAGTGTGGATCCATCATCATATGATGAGGAAAGTGATCATGAAGGAGAATTTGTTAGGAGGAAAACTAAGTTCCCTAGGTACAACCCTAAGGTAGATATTCCACTATTCTGCTTGGGAATGTTTTTCAGGAGCAATGAACAGATGAGGAAGGCACTAATAAAATATGGACTTCTGACATTTAGAAGTATAAACTTCATGAAGTCAGAAGAAGGGAGGATCAGGGCTAAGTGTGGATGGCCTGGATGTTCGTGGACTATATATGGTGCTTATAGTAGCATGTGTTCTAGATTTCAGGTGATCACATATGAAGATCAACATGAGTGTGCACCTAACAGAGACAATCACCTTGTCACAGCAAAAGTTATTGCTAGGAGATATGAGCACATCTTAAGAGCCAATCCGACATGGAAAATTGATAGCATTAAAGCCACGGTTCTGAAAGATTTCTTTGCGGATGTTTCAACATCAAAGTGCAAGGCTGCTAAGAAGATAGTGTCAGAGAAGCTACTTGCCGGACTGAAAGATGAGTACACCAAGGTGTTCGACTACCAGCTTGAACTACTTAGGAGCAATCCTGGGAGCACAATCCTTGTTGGCTTGAACCCTGAGTACATGGATCAAAATATTTTCCAAAGCTTCTATGTATGCTTCAATGCTATGAAAAAGGGTTCTAAAGCTTGCAGAAGAGTTATTGGGCTTGATGGCTGTTTTTTCAAAGGAGCATGTCAAGGTGAGCTTCTATGTGCTATTGGTAGAGATGCTAATAATCAAATGTATCCAGTAGCTTGGGCAGTAGTGGAGAAAGAAACTAGTGAATCTTGGGAGTGGTTTGTTGGCCTTTTGATAAAGGACTTGGATATTAATGATCAAGGTGAAGGATGGGTGTTCATATCAGATCAACAGAAG GGCCTTATCAATGCAATGCAAAACTACGTACCAAAGGCACAACATAGAATGTGTGCTAGACACATCTATGCTAACTGGAAAAAAAAGTTTAGAGAGCATGCTCTGCAAAAGAAATTTGGGCAATTGCCAAGGCTGCAAATAGAGAAGATTTCATGTATAGGAAGGCCAAGTTAG
- the LOC123060900 gene encoding uncharacterized protein yields the protein MSAPPMAASAQELPPAQQQPAAEQAPSLALALVPQPQAQAQIKPTRVSLSYEEISKLFSLPIAEAASILGVCTSVLKRICRTHGIVRWPYRKIVSGKGDDAKNAEREKAMQLLELSKIAKQKAISSSGSLATSSSGAFQGVPKAQQGSAKAGTAIGRQNAPSLSQFSQAKDIPTYMDDFKYGFPSSGLSTETMKWWGTDSHTETAPAKDDNREGSESTNEASKGTDDELDWGADEPEADADGVAAATDPSAQLCSLRRKAAGDGRRLLNGDTGRVQQLCRLNKRQKIVLAQVFGASLPEQRRSKLA from the exons ATGTCCGCGCCCCCCATGGCTGCCAGCGCCCAGGAGCTTCCCCCGGCGCAGCAGCAGCCAGCGGCGGAGCAGGCTCCCTCCTTGGCGCTGGCGCTGGTGCCTCAGCCGCAGGCGCAGGCGCAGATTAAGCCGACCAGGGTGTCGCTATCCTACGAGGAGATCTCCAAGCTCTTCTCCCTCCCCATCGCGGAGGCCGCCTCCATCCTAG GGGTTTGCACCAGCGTCCTCAAGCGGATATGCCGCACCCACGGTATTGTCAGATGGCCGTATCGAAAG ATTGTTTCTGGGAAGGGTGATGACGCAAAAAATGCTGAAAGAGAGAAAGCCATGCAGCTTCTTGAGTTGTCAAAAATTGCAAAACAAAAGGCTATAAGCTCTTCTGGTTCATTAGCGAC GTCATCATCAGGTGCTTTCCAGGGAGTGCCAAAAGCTCAACAAGGCAGTGCGAAGGCAGGAACAGCTATAGGTCGACAAAATGCGCCAAGCCTGTCCCAGTTTAGCCAAGCCAAAGACATCCCCACCTACATGGATGATTTCAAGTACGGATTTCCATCATCTGGCCTGTCTACTGAAACAATGAAATGGTGGGGGACTGACAGCCACACAGAGACCGCTCCCGCGAAAGACGATAACCGGGAAGGCTCCGAATCAACAAATGAGGCATCGAAAGGGACAGACGACGAGTTAGACTGGGGAGCAGACGAACCCGAAGCTGATGCCGACGGAGTGGCTGCTGCAACTGACCCGTCGGCCCAGCTCTGCTCCCTCAGGAGAAAGGCCGCGGGCGATGGGCGCAGGCTGCTGAACGGTGACACCGGCAGGGTCCAGCAGTTGTGCCGACTGAACAAGAGGCAGAAGATAGTGCTGGCCCAGGTGTTCGGAGCTTCACTGCCAGAGCAGCGGAGGAGCAAGCTAGCCTGA
- the LOC123058220 gene encoding uncharacterized protein — MTRHTVCKRTSSNHIHGKPITNARSNIKLEDLPQDVLCTIVSKLPPKEVSRASVLSSNWRYICATCCYKLCFTVPAGYPHRILERKEYCQRMQEFINNVNAVVRNCHGKLIEEFNIKLQFDNMFVDHLNDWVNFAVSAQIRKIAFYLDPNKLGLWDPDHYEFPFHLLDSESI, encoded by the exons ATGACGAGGCATACAGTTTGCAAAAGAACATCCTCAAACCATATCCATGGGAAACCAATCACGAATGCAAGATCAAACATTAAATTGGAAGACCTTCCACAG GATGTGCTCTGCACAATTGTATCAAAGTTGCCTCCTAAAGAGGTCTCAAGGGCTAGTGTTTTGTCAAGTAATTGGAGATATATCTGTGCTACTTGTTGCTATAAATTATGTTTCACTGTTCCTGCTGGGTATCCCCATCGTATTCTTGAAAGAAAAGAATACTGCCAACGTATGCAGGAATTCATCAATAATGTTAACGCGGTAGTAAGAAATTGCCATGGCAAGTTGATTGAAGAATTCAATATAAAATTGCAGTTTGACAACATGTTCGTTGATCATCTGAATGATTGGGTTAATTTTGCGGTGTCAGCACAGATAAGGAAGATAGCTTTCTACTTAGATCCAAATAAACTGGGGCTTTGGGATCCTGATCATTACGAATTTCCATTTCACCTCTTGGATAGTGAAAGCATATAA
- the LOC123058221 gene encoding uncharacterized protein: MTSPFLAASGPDDYAFVRCASGCDSWAPHHARLDGDSYRLCSSCVLLSNPEAYCSACLLLLFPGAYAASSREAHIDFSPGPTAACSNCGVFVAHLSCIADPYSFICPPCAAAVGNMPFSYDHAGVGRRALEGRSARVLLTAALLSHESALHDAAAAREKAERSLQEAAAARRQARAMLDAAFRVAEAEAYRDAKEQATPSAPAVVQLKKKTPDTNGHKRKTPKSNDANRERDKLLKFNDMQQPALAFAAAAAAAASSMPSPMPSSRLNQSQVKQEAMPLPMPSSTLARGGSADRAAKDDYRALFGTLQ; the protein is encoded by the exons ATGACGTCTCCCTTCCTCGCCGCCTCAGGCCCCGACGACTACGCGTTCGTCCGCTGCGCCTCCGGCTGCGACTCCTGGGCCCCCCACCACGCCCGCCTCGACGGCGACTCTTATCGCCTCTGCTCCTCCTGCGTCCTCCTCTCCAACCCCGAGGCCTACTGCtccgcctgcctcctcctcctctttcccggCGCCTACGCCGCCTCCTCCCGTGAAGCCCACATCGACTTCTCGCCAGGCCCCACAGCCGCCTGCTCCAACTGCGGCGTCTTCGTCGCTCACCTCTCCTGCATCGCGGACCCCTACTCCTTCATCTgcccgccgtgcgccgccgccgtcgGCAACATGCCCTTCTCGTACGATCACGCGGGAGTGGGGCGGCGCGCGCTGGAGGGGCGCTCCGCGCGCGTCCTCCTCACCGCGGCGCTGCTTTCGCACGAGTCCGCCTTGCAcgacgccgccgcggcccgcgagaAGGCGGAGCGTAGCCTACAGGAGGCCGCGGCCGCCCGGAGGCAAGCGCGCGCCATGCTAGACGCCGCGTTTCGCGTCGCAGAGGCGGAGGCCTACAGGGACGCCAAGGAGCAGGCCACGCCGTCCGCGCCCGCAGTCGTGCAGCTTAAGAAGAAGACGCCTGATACCAACGGGCACAAGAGGAAGACCCCCAAGAGCAACGATGCCAACAGGGAGAGGGACAAGCTGCTCAAGTTCAACGACATGCAGCAGCCGGCGCTGGCATTTGCAGCGGCGGCTGCGGCCGCAGCCAGCTCAATGCCATCGCCGATGCCATCATCAAGACTGAACCAGAGTCAAGTGAAACAGGAGGCCATGCCATTGCCGATGCCGTCATCGACATTGGCCCGCGGAG GTTCAGCAGACAGAGCGGCGAAAGATGATTACAGGGCACTCTTCGGCACCTTGCAATAG